In Prosthecobacter dejongeii, a genomic segment contains:
- a CDS encoding D-alanyl-D-alanine carboxypeptidase family protein, producing the protein MSSSFTRFLHLTVPSLLILFLSACSSTQQQMRSGGDLSGRSYVQTAYPTAQPVAYNPGWEVEAEPMFAAASNTPYIRASSYLLIDAHTGKHLASKNAETARAVASTQKLVTALVVLDAGNLDKRVTVTASDVKVEPTCLGLRPGETYTRRHLLYAFLIKSCNDVANVLARDNAGSISAFASKMNAKARSLGCSNSNFKNPHGLTAPGQYSTARDMARIAMAAYRNALIRDAVRRQYYTFRKNSGSTVTLKSTNNLLGSMPECNGMKTGYTVASGRCLISTASSRGRDVILVQLGTKTKYIWDDGRLLMSWGLQRAKGGGLTASNF; encoded by the coding sequence ATGTCTTCTTCATTCACTCGTTTTTTACATCTGACAGTCCCCTCACTACTGATCCTTTTTCTCTCAGCTTGTTCCAGCACTCAACAGCAGATGCGCTCTGGCGGGGACCTCAGTGGTCGCAGTTACGTCCAGACAGCTTATCCAACCGCCCAGCCTGTAGCTTACAACCCCGGCTGGGAGGTGGAGGCGGAGCCCATGTTTGCGGCGGCTTCCAATACCCCCTACATTCGTGCTTCCTCATATTTATTGATAGATGCCCATACAGGAAAACACCTGGCCTCTAAAAATGCCGAAACCGCCCGTGCTGTGGCCAGTACACAAAAGCTTGTGACTGCTCTCGTGGTGCTGGATGCAGGAAACCTCGACAAGCGTGTCACCGTTACAGCCTCCGATGTTAAAGTGGAGCCCACCTGCTTGGGGCTTCGCCCTGGAGAAACCTACACACGCAGACATCTGCTGTACGCCTTCTTGATTAAAAGCTGCAACGACGTCGCCAATGTGTTAGCTCGAGACAATGCGGGGAGCATCAGCGCCTTCGCCTCCAAAATGAACGCCAAGGCCAGGTCTCTCGGTTGCTCAAACTCCAATTTCAAAAACCCTCACGGGCTTACAGCTCCAGGGCAATATTCCACAGCTCGAGACATGGCACGCATCGCCATGGCAGCTTATCGCAACGCACTCATCCGCGATGCCGTGCGTCGTCAATATTATACTTTCCGCAAAAACAGCGGGAGCACAGTCACCCTTAAGAGCACCAATAATTTGTTGGGCAGCATGCCGGAATGCAATGGTATGAAAACAGGTTATACCGTGGCGAGCGGGCGCTGCCTTATCTCAACCGCCAGCTCACGCGGACGCGACGTCATTTTGGTGCAGCTCGGCACAAAGACAAAATACATTTGGGACGATGGCCGTCTGCTCATGTCTTGGGGCCTGCAAAGAGCCAAAGGGGGGGGATTGACCGCCTCCAACTTTTAA
- a CDS encoding lysophospholipid acyltransferase family protein, protein MSPAASCTTRKSAVVLPQSQPTGNSASKKPWLDKGDLSDKKGTLCLLASLQSPASLPPVFSMILDLRDYLRTPLQRGAYQILGPVLDRTLGLRGLDEIYNGACELQKNHAQGQTCQTWFESVLKTMNATYAVDAATDFEFPKSGPLIVIANHPYGILDPVILAHYAATQRAEVKVMTNSMLAAFPALRPHIIPVNPFGGEAAARSNVGAMKEALKHLKTGGTLVIFPAGEVSGYKPGSGIEEPVWSSHVGSLVRRTQATVLPVFFPGSNSPLFHAAGLLHPRLRTGLLLREFCNKRDSEVEMRVGTPIPFAKLRKFEDDETLTKYLRIHTFVLANRRKIIASVEASVASAKPSREVVLAAEHRARILNEVQALAERGGRLTGQGNLSVYAAHSHEIPDTLQEIGRLREVTFRHVGEGTGNEVDLDKYDRYYQHLFLWDEDKQQIAGAYRLGRADIILREYGPKGLYTSTLFKFEKPFLAHLESAVEMGRSFIIKEYQRNLSSLPLLWKGIAHWMVRNPGYRKLFGPVSISKDYDSLSRKMMVEFLQGNCLHEDLASFVKPRNPFRYLRSRRLMREFISANLQDVDDCSALISSVETDGKGIPILLKHYLRLNGTILSFNVDKDFSSVIDGLILVDLTETDPKLLAKYMGEDNCRSYLARHHKQS, encoded by the coding sequence ATGTCTCCCGCGGCATCATGTACCACCAGGAAAAGCGCAGTGGTTTTGCCACAGTCGCAGCCGACTGGAAACTCCGCATCCAAGAAGCCCTGGCTTGATAAAGGCGATTTAAGTGACAAGAAAGGCACTCTTTGTCTGCTTGCGAGTTTGCAATCACCCGCAAGCTTGCCGCCTGTTTTTTCGATGATTCTCGATCTCCGTGACTATTTGCGCACTCCGCTTCAACGTGGTGCATATCAGATCCTTGGCCCTGTCCTTGACCGGACTCTGGGACTGCGCGGACTGGATGAGATCTACAATGGAGCATGCGAGCTTCAAAAAAATCATGCGCAGGGACAAACGTGTCAGACATGGTTCGAGTCCGTCTTAAAAACCATGAATGCCACCTATGCGGTGGATGCAGCGACTGATTTCGAATTTCCAAAATCAGGACCTTTGATCGTCATCGCCAATCATCCCTACGGCATTTTGGACCCAGTTATCCTTGCCCACTACGCGGCCACTCAGAGGGCGGAAGTCAAGGTGATGACGAACTCCATGCTGGCCGCCTTTCCAGCCTTGCGTCCGCACATCATTCCCGTCAATCCTTTCGGGGGTGAGGCCGCTGCACGTAGCAATGTGGGTGCGATGAAAGAAGCACTGAAGCATCTGAAGACGGGTGGCACCCTGGTGATCTTCCCTGCGGGTGAAGTTTCTGGCTATAAGCCAGGATCTGGTATCGAAGAGCCGGTTTGGAGCTCCCATGTCGGCTCATTGGTTAGGCGCACTCAGGCGACAGTACTGCCTGTTTTTTTCCCAGGTAGCAACAGCCCGCTTTTCCATGCTGCTGGTCTCCTGCACCCGCGTCTGCGCACAGGGCTTTTACTGCGTGAATTTTGCAACAAACGCGATAGCGAAGTGGAGATGCGGGTCGGCACCCCCATTCCATTTGCGAAGCTGCGGAAGTTTGAAGATGACGAAACACTGACCAAATATCTACGGATCCACACCTTTGTTTTGGCCAATCGACGCAAAATCATTGCATCGGTTGAAGCCTCTGTAGCTTCGGCAAAACCCTCGAGAGAGGTCGTTCTAGCAGCCGAGCATCGTGCTCGCATTCTTAATGAAGTGCAGGCACTGGCGGAGCGCGGAGGTCGTCTCACCGGTCAAGGCAATCTCAGTGTTTATGCTGCCCATTCCCATGAGATCCCGGATACTCTTCAGGAAATTGGGCGTCTTCGCGAAGTGACCTTCCGGCATGTAGGTGAAGGCACCGGTAACGAGGTGGACTTGGATAAGTACGATCGTTACTACCAGCATCTGTTTTTGTGGGATGAGGATAAACAGCAAATCGCAGGTGCCTATCGCCTGGGGCGGGCAGACATCATTCTGCGGGAATACGGCCCGAAGGGACTGTATACCAGTACTCTCTTCAAGTTTGAAAAACCCTTCCTTGCGCACCTCGAAAGTGCGGTGGAGATGGGGCGCAGTTTCATCATTAAGGAATATCAGCGGAATCTATCTTCCCTGCCTTTATTGTGGAAAGGCATCGCGCACTGGATGGTGCGTAATCCTGGTTACAGGAAGCTTTTCGGTCCCGTCAGCATCAGCAAGGACTACGACAGTCTGAGCCGCAAAATGATGGTCGAATTCCTCCAGGGCAATTGCTTGCACGAGGACCTCGCCAGTTTTGTCAAACCGCGCAATCCTTTCCGTTATCTGCGAAGCCGCCGGCTGATGCGTGAGTTCATCAGCGCCAATCTGCAGGACGTGGACGACTGTTCCGCCCTCATCTCCAGTGTTGAGACCGACGGCAAAGGCATCCCCATTCTGCTAAAGCACTACCTGCGGCTCAACGGCACGATCTTGAGCTTCAATGTGGACAAAGATTTCTCCTCCGTCATCGACGGCCTCATTCTCGTGGACCTCACCGAGACTGACCCGAAACTGCTGGCCAAATACATGGGGGAGGATAACTGTCGCAGCTATCTGGCGCGGCATCATAAGCAAAGCTGA
- a CDS encoding TerC family protein, with translation MLAEIFSPAVWQILTEALPVILSLIIIEGLLSVDNALAIAAMAAHLPHHQKFWALRVGIIGAYVFRGLALLFAGYIIQNPWLKLVGAAYLIHLMAHHLATAHKNAHAEQNGTDTIKRGFWGTVASIELMDLSLGVDNVVAAVALSDEFWVVCTGVFIGILALRFVAGYCIGLIEKFPILEHTAFILIGYVGLILVTELTFHVDITTLMKFVGIVSIIGFSLLYSRNESVKAISKPILRFLMLPIRLYDLIIGNLFMVLFIPFKSASSLVHRILPRPKTVPETPKEEEPGPPQPPLS, from the coding sequence ATGCTTGCGGAAATATTCTCTCCTGCTGTTTGGCAGATTCTCACCGAGGCCCTCCCGGTCATTCTGTCATTGATCATTATTGAAGGTCTTTTATCGGTGGACAATGCGCTAGCTATTGCCGCCATGGCAGCCCACTTGCCGCATCACCAAAAATTCTGGGCACTGCGGGTGGGAATTATTGGGGCCTATGTTTTCAGGGGACTTGCATTGCTTTTTGCAGGATACATTATCCAAAACCCGTGGCTGAAGCTGGTGGGGGCTGCCTACCTGATTCATTTGATGGCTCACCATTTAGCCACTGCCCACAAAAATGCTCATGCTGAGCAGAATGGCACTGATACGATTAAACGAGGGTTTTGGGGAACCGTGGCTTCGATTGAGCTTATGGATCTGAGCCTAGGGGTGGACAATGTGGTGGCTGCCGTGGCGCTCAGTGATGAATTCTGGGTGGTCTGTACAGGGGTTTTTATTGGGATCCTGGCGCTGCGTTTTGTCGCGGGTTACTGCATAGGGCTCATCGAAAAATTCCCAATCTTAGAACACACGGCCTTTATCCTTATTGGTTATGTGGGGCTGATTCTCGTCACAGAGCTGACTTTTCACGTGGATATCACCACCTTGATGAAATTTGTGGGAATCGTGTCCATCATCGGCTTTTCGCTTCTTTATTCACGAAATGAGTCCGTGAAGGCGATTTCGAAGCCTATTCTACGATTTCTCATGCTGCCGATTCGGCTTTATGACCTCATCATTGGCAATTTGTTCATGGTCTTGTTCATTCCCTTCAAGTCGGCTTCGTCCCTCGTTCACCGGATTTTACCCCGACCGAAAACAGTGCCTGAAACGCCCAAAGAGGAAGAGCCAGGGCCTCCTCAGCCACCCTTGAGCTAA
- the lgt gene encoding prolipoprotein diacylglyceryl transferase gives MTDLLAYYLHDLSPYVVRFTDSFAVHWYGLAYVLGFYLAYRVMLFLAKRGLSEIKPDQVADFITMVALFGVVLGGRLGYMLLYDWDHFVTAPWSLFLLNQGGMASHGGIAGVALFLLWYARKNKISWTGLGDTLVCGAPLGIFCGRIANFINGELFGRVTTVPWAMKFPTELRHEDFVAQGGTPISLPPGSQHSPDIIAFFQTQPEGVAGLESILHPRHPSQLYEALGEGLFLSAILLAVRLRYPRLPHGILTGLFFILYAVARISLEFVRQPDSGSAMIMGLTRGQFFSVFMIGIGAAFIAFGCFRGPTKAVPAR, from the coding sequence ATGACCGATCTACTTGCCTACTATCTGCACGATCTCAGCCCCTACGTCGTCCGTTTCACGGATAGTTTTGCCGTGCACTGGTATGGACTGGCTTATGTCTTGGGTTTTTACCTCGCTTATCGAGTGATGCTCTTCCTGGCGAAACGGGGACTATCAGAGATCAAACCTGATCAAGTGGCCGATTTTATCACCATGGTGGCTCTATTTGGAGTCGTCCTGGGCGGGCGCCTGGGTTACATGTTACTGTACGATTGGGATCACTTTGTGACGGCCCCTTGGAGCCTTTTTTTACTCAATCAAGGTGGTATGGCTAGCCATGGCGGTATCGCTGGCGTGGCTCTATTCTTGCTCTGGTATGCCCGTAAGAACAAGATTTCCTGGACGGGCTTGGGGGATACGCTGGTGTGCGGTGCTCCATTAGGAATCTTCTGCGGTCGTATTGCAAATTTCATCAATGGAGAGCTCTTTGGTCGTGTCACCACGGTTCCTTGGGCGATGAAGTTTCCCACGGAGTTACGGCACGAGGATTTTGTTGCTCAGGGGGGAACCCCAATTTCCCTGCCTCCCGGCTCACAGCATAGCCCAGACATCATCGCTTTTTTCCAAACTCAGCCTGAGGGTGTAGCTGGGCTGGAATCCATCCTCCATCCTCGTCACCCTTCACAACTTTACGAAGCCTTAGGGGAAGGTTTGTTTCTTTCCGCCATCCTTTTGGCTGTGCGTCTGCGTTACCCTCGACTGCCTCATGGCATTTTGACTGGGCTGTTTTTTATTCTTTATGCGGTGGCTCGCATCAGCCTGGAATTCGTCCGGCAGCCGGATTCGGGCTCTGCGATGATCATGGGGCTCACTCGCGGACAATTCTTTTCGGTTTTTATGATTGGCATTGGAGCTGCATTTATCGCCTTTGGCTGCTTCCGTGGTCCGACTAAAGCAGTTCCTGCCCGATGA
- a CDS encoding tetratricopeptide repeat protein gives MAHSPNRPFFSAVLTNQTIDPNQNGQPKPFILFRPFVTLWHWLVPPTQAHRDRQSKTARWAARIGVATFCLTLMGFGIYYAKPIQDTYQDWKADKMVAESRRMAEDGQIVNAVFKAQEAYKLAPDNIGAIRLNTEYLTAMKRPEALFFLDRLEANGATELKDKQTRVKALMNLNRGKEAASLLEEVLSLSPTDPLSMKLAEEVWSSSQKNSILLKTLKNYAEKHPEDAAHSLRVAKIQTDSANPSEQADGMRRAWAVAEREDAIGLEAIEFLDSFEILPPDEANRLIEKLRSHPKATGWHQVAALKRKLQMNPAQQVQLVQEAIEMAKGKKREDLVPMVRWLVEQKEFLQVLALVNEEDAKEYQPLLENYLTALTMLQRFEALERLVKDPKVESILNQSVSAFYRAHLAFVTRKPTEEVRSALTAAKNAADIERRGELCMKIAEYAEARGYADIAESAYKSAALNTRTDRQGYQGLIRASEANGNTEGLLEAATEAARRWPDDPVFVERFLYINLLTGRQLELTLDETQKLLQQRPDDHLRRLLVALSHWRLGDVKSATALLQNLDVNILSPGQRAILAGIARGSDARNAADAARSVVQTIGPQDRMLPEERAFLAKALR, from the coding sequence TTGGCACACTCCCCCAACCGCCCCTTCTTTTCCGCAGTGCTCACCAACCAGACGATTGATCCGAACCAAAACGGACAGCCGAAGCCTTTTATTCTCTTCCGTCCTTTTGTCACCCTGTGGCACTGGCTGGTGCCGCCTACGCAGGCACATCGGGATCGTCAATCCAAAACAGCACGCTGGGCAGCAAGGATCGGCGTCGCGACTTTTTGCCTCACATTGATGGGATTTGGCATCTATTATGCCAAACCCATCCAGGACACTTACCAGGACTGGAAAGCGGACAAGATGGTCGCTGAATCCCGTCGTATGGCGGAAGATGGCCAGATCGTGAATGCCGTTTTTAAGGCCCAAGAAGCCTACAAACTGGCACCTGACAACATCGGTGCGATCCGCCTCAATACGGAATATCTTACCGCGATGAAACGGCCTGAAGCCCTGTTTTTCCTAGATCGTCTGGAGGCCAATGGAGCGACTGAGTTGAAGGACAAGCAAACTCGTGTCAAAGCCCTGATGAATCTAAACCGGGGCAAAGAAGCCGCTAGTCTTTTGGAGGAAGTGCTCAGTTTGTCTCCCACGGATCCACTTTCGATGAAATTGGCGGAAGAGGTGTGGAGCAGCAGTCAGAAAAACAGCATTCTCCTCAAAACCCTCAAAAACTATGCCGAAAAACATCCCGAAGATGCGGCACACAGCCTGCGAGTAGCCAAAATCCAAACTGACTCAGCAAACCCCAGTGAGCAAGCGGATGGTATGCGCCGTGCCTGGGCGGTCGCAGAACGAGAAGATGCCATCGGCCTCGAGGCCATCGAGTTTCTCGATAGCTTTGAGATTTTACCCCCCGATGAGGCAAATCGGCTTATTGAAAAACTGCGCAGCCACCCAAAAGCGACAGGCTGGCACCAAGTAGCCGCTCTAAAGCGCAAACTCCAAATGAACCCTGCACAGCAGGTGCAGCTTGTTCAGGAAGCGATTGAGATGGCCAAGGGTAAAAAACGCGAGGATCTGGTGCCCATGGTACGCTGGTTGGTCGAACAAAAAGAGTTCCTTCAGGTTTTGGCTCTTGTGAATGAAGAAGACGCCAAAGAGTACCAACCTCTCTTGGAAAACTATCTCACAGCCCTGACGATGTTGCAGCGATTTGAAGCATTAGAACGCTTGGTGAAGGATCCCAAAGTCGAATCCATCCTCAACCAGAGTGTGAGTGCATTTTACCGAGCTCATTTAGCCTTTGTCACCCGCAAACCCACTGAAGAAGTACGAAGTGCTCTGACCGCAGCCAAGAACGCCGCAGACATCGAACGGCGTGGGGAATTGTGCATGAAAATTGCCGAATACGCCGAAGCGCGTGGTTATGCCGACATCGCTGAAAGCGCCTACAAAAGTGCCGCTCTGAATACCCGAACAGACCGGCAGGGTTATCAAGGATTGATTCGCGCCTCCGAAGCCAATGGTAATACAGAGGGGCTGCTCGAAGCTGCTACAGAGGCTGCACGTCGCTGGCCGGATGATCCCGTCTTTGTAGAACGTTTTTTGTATATCAATTTGCTCACGGGTCGCCAACTGGAATTGACGCTGGATGAGACTCAAAAACTGCTCCAGCAACGTCCCGACGATCATTTGCGCCGCCTTCTGGTGGCTTTATCACATTGGCGGTTAGGCGATGTCAAATCTGCGACGGCTTTGCTGCAAAATTTGGACGTCAATATCCTATCGCCTGGGCAACGTGCCATTCTCGCTGGCATTGCGCGAGGGAGTGACGCACGGAACGCGGCGGATGCGGCACGCAGTGTGGTTCAGACGATCGGGCCTCAGGACAGAATGCTGCCTGAAGAGCGTGCGTTTTTGGCCAAAGCCTTGCGATAA
- a CDS encoding peptidylprolyl isomerase, whose protein sequence is MALIINGEEIDDEVIEGEFRNVKGHYERTLQVACCERDQEFRGYAKDNLVSRVLLNQESLKRFPTVSEEDVTNRLQKLIEEAGGETQFYMNIGMPYKDEAVVRENVKGGVRLDKMLGDIYGADPDFSEEELRAAYERDLALYMTEEIIRVAHITKNLQGAQSRTEVFKTMRELRSQLLAGADFMTLAEEHRADEQQQIDLGWFKRGEFMEEFEVIAFSMNDGEVSPVFTTQLGFHLCTVLGRKVPEAIPFAAVKEAVRQRLLEAHKDTKFNELIAQLKKEAKIEDTDPDESGETAHH, encoded by the coding sequence ATGGCACTGATCATTAATGGCGAAGAGATTGACGACGAAGTCATCGAAGGAGAATTCCGCAATGTCAAAGGGCACTACGAGCGCACGCTCCAGGTAGCCTGCTGCGAGCGTGATCAGGAATTCCGGGGCTACGCCAAGGATAATCTGGTTTCTCGGGTGCTCCTGAATCAAGAGTCTCTCAAGCGTTTTCCCACGGTCTCAGAAGAGGATGTTACCAACCGATTGCAAAAGCTCATTGAGGAAGCTGGTGGCGAAACACAGTTCTACATGAACATCGGCATGCCCTATAAGGATGAAGCCGTCGTCCGTGAGAATGTTAAGGGGGGCGTTCGTTTGGACAAAATGTTGGGGGACATTTACGGTGCAGATCCTGATTTCAGTGAGGAAGAATTACGCGCTGCTTATGAGCGCGATCTTGCCCTTTACATGACGGAAGAAATCATTCGCGTGGCGCACATCACGAAAAATCTGCAAGGAGCACAGAGCCGCACGGAAGTCTTCAAAACGATGCGTGAACTGCGCTCTCAACTGCTGGCTGGAGCGGATTTCATGACTCTGGCTGAGGAACACCGTGCAGATGAACAACAGCAAATTGACCTGGGCTGGTTCAAGCGAGGTGAATTCATGGAAGAATTCGAGGTCATCGCCTTTTCCATGAATGATGGGGAAGTAAGCCCTGTTTTCACGACGCAATTGGGATTTCATCTTTGCACGGTGCTTGGTCGCAAAGTGCCAGAGGCTATCCCTTTTGCGGCGGTGAAGGAAGCGGTGCGGCAGCGACTGCTGGAGGCACACAAAGACACAAAATTTAATGAGTTGATCGCTCAACTCAAAAAGGAAGCGAAGATCGAAGACACGGATCCTGATGAGTCTGGCGAAACGGCCCATCATTAG
- a CDS encoding excinuclease ABC subunit UvrA, producing the protein MAQDFIRVRGARQHNLKNVDVDIPRHKLVVLTGVSGSGKSSLAFDTLYAEGQRRYVQSLSAYARQFLDQLEKPDVDFIEGLSPAVAIEQVHSAPNPRSTIATVTEIYDYLRVLYAVTGQPHDPETGERLIKNTPAEIGERLLQLGEGTRVVVLSPQAPSDGATLRALFEKLRRQGFVRVRLDGEIVELEEELKPSLREEHRVEIVVDRLVIREGVKARLMESIEAALRWNENEVQFLVSGGERTSASPEEILSFTTAYANPRTGFVIEKLTPQHFSFNTHIGACPTCEGVGTLMAPDPGLIVPEPELSIKDGAVKTWWSRNPKLKALHQRGVEALAKHMGVSVEVPFKGLPKAFKEALFHGTGEQAITTGLTTGANKRSLAKPYEGLLKEAERLHANAESDALRTQLTRYMNPLPCPACAGKRLRRESLAVVLSSGFTGGGHLTKDTEKKGSSLNIHDLCSLPIRDALGWVQALTLTVHQRSYVEELQKEILKRLDFLEQVGLGYLALNRESGTLSGGEMQRIRLATQIGAGLAGVLYVLDEPSIGLHPADTERLIRTLLRLRDLGNTVLVVEHDEAMMRAADHVIEMGPAAGVHGGQLIAQGTPAEVMATQASLTGAYLSEQLRISPPSGRVSPKGPLGSSRAAPRAEASIFSSQAKKKARAEAFALSAVPMVADWLTIHDATEHNLKHVTASFPVGCLTAVTGPSGSGKSTLINRILMRALQRHFYHAKDEPGRHEGITGIEAFDKVVVIDQSPIGRSPRSNPATYTGAFGPIRELFSNLPLARVRGYEAGRFSFNVAGGRCEKCQGDGQIKIDMHFLADVYVTCDHCHGKRYNAETLEITFKGRNIAEVLEMTVSEASRFFGKASAIAEKLRTLEECGLGYVRLGQAGNTLSGGEAQRIKLSAELARRATGNTLYVLDEPTTGLHFADIQTLLQVLFRLRDAGNTVIVIEHHLDVIRCADWLVDLGPGGGNQGGSIVAEGTPEQVAKVESSATGRFLKEEI; encoded by the coding sequence ATGGCGCAGGACTTTATCCGGGTGCGGGGTGCCCGGCAGCACAATCTGAAAAACGTTGATGTGGACATTCCACGGCACAAGCTCGTCGTGCTCACCGGCGTCAGCGGTAGCGGCAAGTCATCCCTGGCCTTTGACACTCTGTATGCCGAGGGCCAGCGACGCTATGTGCAGAGCCTTTCAGCCTATGCGCGGCAGTTTTTGGATCAGCTAGAAAAACCGGACGTGGACTTCATTGAGGGGCTGTCTCCAGCGGTGGCCATTGAGCAGGTGCACAGCGCGCCCAATCCACGCAGCACCATCGCCACGGTCACGGAGATCTACGATTACCTGCGCGTTCTTTATGCCGTGACCGGGCAACCGCATGATCCAGAAACCGGGGAACGATTGATCAAAAACACCCCGGCGGAGATTGGCGAGCGCTTGCTGCAACTGGGCGAAGGCACCCGCGTGGTTGTCCTATCCCCGCAGGCTCCTTCGGATGGGGCCACTCTGCGGGCGCTGTTTGAAAAGCTGCGCCGCCAGGGGTTCGTTCGCGTGCGCCTGGATGGCGAAATAGTGGAACTGGAGGAAGAGCTGAAACCCAGCCTGCGTGAAGAACATCGGGTCGAAATTGTGGTGGACCGCCTGGTCATCCGCGAAGGCGTGAAGGCACGGCTCATGGAGAGCATCGAGGCCGCCCTGCGCTGGAATGAAAATGAGGTGCAGTTTCTGGTGAGCGGAGGCGAACGCACCAGCGCTTCTCCCGAAGAGATTCTCAGTTTCACCACGGCCTATGCAAATCCGCGCACAGGTTTTGTCATTGAAAAGCTAACCCCCCAGCACTTCTCCTTCAATACCCACATCGGGGCCTGCCCGACCTGCGAGGGAGTAGGCACACTGATGGCCCCTGATCCAGGGTTGATCGTGCCAGAGCCTGAGCTTTCCATCAAAGACGGCGCGGTGAAGACTTGGTGGTCGCGAAACCCCAAGTTGAAGGCACTTCACCAGCGTGGTGTGGAGGCACTGGCCAAACACATGGGGGTCTCTGTTGAGGTGCCTTTTAAGGGGTTGCCGAAGGCCTTCAAAGAAGCTCTTTTTCATGGGACGGGGGAGCAGGCAATCACCACCGGCTTGACCACCGGAGCCAATAAACGCAGTCTGGCCAAACCCTATGAGGGCCTCCTGAAGGAGGCCGAACGACTCCACGCGAATGCGGAGAGTGACGCGCTGCGCACCCAACTCACCCGCTACATGAATCCCCTGCCCTGCCCTGCCTGTGCAGGCAAAAGGCTGCGGCGGGAAAGCTTGGCCGTGGTGCTGAGTTCTGGGTTCACTGGAGGGGGCCACCTAACCAAAGATACTGAAAAAAAAGGCAGTTCGCTCAACATCCATGACCTGTGTTCACTCCCCATACGAGATGCGCTCGGTTGGGTCCAGGCATTGACGCTGACCGTACACCAGCGGAGTTACGTGGAAGAGTTGCAAAAAGAGATTCTCAAGCGGCTCGACTTTCTGGAGCAGGTGGGTTTGGGCTACCTAGCGCTGAACCGCGAAAGCGGCACGCTGTCCGGCGGGGAGATGCAGCGCATTCGCTTAGCCACTCAGATCGGCGCAGGTTTGGCCGGTGTGCTCTATGTGCTGGATGAGCCCAGCATCGGCCTTCACCCAGCCGATACGGAACGTCTCATCCGCACGCTGCTGCGTCTGCGGGATCTGGGCAATACTGTGCTGGTAGTGGAGCATGACGAGGCCATGATGCGTGCTGCGGATCATGTCATCGAAATGGGACCCGCAGCCGGGGTTCACGGCGGGCAGCTCATCGCCCAGGGCACGCCCGCTGAAGTCATGGCCACCCAGGCCAGCCTCACCGGGGCCTATCTGAGTGAGCAACTTCGCATCTCCCCCCCCTCAGGCAGAGTGTCCCCGAAAGGTCCGCTGGGCAGCAGCCGTGCTGCCCCCAGGGCAGAGGCTTCCATTTTCAGTTCCCAAGCTAAAAAGAAGGCTAGAGCTGAGGCCTTTGCTCTGAGTGCAGTGCCCATGGTTGCCGACTGGCTCACCATCCATGATGCCACCGAGCATAACCTCAAGCATGTCACGGCCTCTTTTCCCGTCGGCTGCCTGACCGCTGTGACAGGCCCTTCCGGCAGTGGCAAGTCCACCCTGATCAACCGCATCCTCATGCGTGCTCTGCAGCGGCATTTTTACCATGCCAAGGATGAACCCGGCAGGCACGAGGGCATCACTGGCATTGAGGCCTTTGACAAGGTGGTGGTCATTGACCAGTCCCCCATCGGCCGCAGCCCGCGCAGCAACCCGGCCACCTACACGGGAGCCTTTGGCCCGATCCGGGAACTTTTTTCCAATCTGCCTCTGGCTCGTGTGCGTGGCTATGAAGCAGGTCGTTTCAGTTTCAATGTGGCTGGGGGGCGCTGTGAAAAATGTCAGGGCGACGGCCAGATCAAAATAGACATGCACTTCCTGGCGGATGTGTACGTGACCTGCGACCACTGCCACGGCAAACGTTACAATGCCGAGACGCTAGAGATCACCTTCAAGGGGCGCAACATCGCCGAAGTGCTGGAGATGACCGTCAGCGAGGCTTCTCGCTTTTTTGGCAAGGCCAGTGCCATTGCGGAAAAGCTCCGCACGCTGGAGGAGTGCGGCCTTGGTTACGTCCGCCTGGGGCAGGCTGGCAACACCCTCTCGGGGGGGGAGGCGCAGCGGATCAAGCTTTCTGCTGAACTGGCCCGGCGGGCCACTGGCAACACGCTCTATGTGCTGGATGAGCCGACCACGGGCCTGCATTTTGCGGATATTCAGACGCTGCTCCAGGTGCTGTTCCGCCTGCGGGATGCGGGGAACACGGTCATCGTCATCGAGCATCATCTGGATGTGATTCGCTGTGCGGACTGGCTTGTGGACCTAGGGCCTGGCGGTGGTAACCAAGGCGGCAGCATTGTTGCCGAAGGTACTCCCGAACAGGTGGCTAAGGTAGAGTCCAGCGCGACGGGGCGGTTTCTCAAAGAGGAAATTTAA